ATCGTTGGTCCTGAAGTTCCTTTAATGAACGGAATTGTAAATGATTTTCGAGCTGCTAATTTAAAGATATTTGGTCCAACTAAAGAAGCGGCAATTATTGAGGGAAGTAAAAGCTTTACAAAGGATTTAATGAAAAAATACGCAATCCCGACTGCAGCATATGAAACATTTACTAATTTTGAAGAAGCAAAAGCATATGTTGAAAATGTTGGCGCACCGATTGTTATTAAAGCTGATGGTTTAGCAGCTGGTAAAGGTGTAGTTGTAGCGATGACAATTGAAGAAGCAATCGTAAGCCTTCATGATATGCTACTTGATGAAAAGTACGGCGATGCAAGTGCATCTGTAGTAATTGAAGAATATTTGGAGGGCGAAGAATTCTCGCTAATGTCATTTGTTAACGGGAATAAGGTTTATCCTATGGTAATCGCTCAAGACCATAAACGTGCTTATGATGGAGACAAAGGACCTAATACGGGTGGTATGGGTGCTTATTCGCCAGTACCACAAATCTCAGATTCAGTTGTTGAACAATCTTTAAATGAAATAGTAGTACCAGTCGCAAAAGCAATGATTTCTGAAGGAAGATATTTTACTGGAATACTTTATGCTGGTTTAATGTTAACAAGCCAAGGACCTAAAGTAATCGAGTTTAATGCAAGATTTGGTGATCCAGAGACTGAAGTTGTATTACCCCGTTTAGAGAGTGAGTTAGCTGAAGTATTATTAGCAATATTAAATGAAGAAGAAATCAATTTAGAATGGTCAGAGGAAGCTGTTGTTGGAGTTGTGCTTGCTGCAAATGGATATCCAGAAGTTCCTGAAAAAGGTGCTGTAATTTCTGGATTAAATAATGTAAGTAATGAAACAATGGTTTTCCACGCTGGTACAAAGCTTGAAAATAATGAATATGTTACAAATGGTGGACGAGTATTAATTATTGCGCATAAAGGAAGCTCCATTAATGAAGCTTGCGAAAATGTATATAAACAAATTGATACTGTTCAATCAACTGGCTTATTCTATCGCCACGATATAGCACATAAAGCAATTAAAGTAAATAATTAGTAAGAAAGGGGTCGTCATTTATTATTAATGACGACCCTATTTCTTGTCAAAATAAGAACTAGTGTTCTATTTTTATCTATACAATCTACTTCATTTTTGATAAACTATTTTTATGAAGGCTGAATATAATCTTCGAATGTATCTCCCTCGTCGTTTTTATCTGCCATAATCTTACATTTCTTACCTAGAGCAGTCATTGGGCAAAAACGTAAAACTCCCTCTGCAACTTTCATG
This genomic interval from Gottfriedia acidiceleris contains the following:
- the purD gene encoding phosphoribosylamine--glycine ligase, translated to MKVLVIGRGGREHTIAWKVNQSENVTDVFVAPGNDGMIDVATLVNIDESDHEALIAFAKKEEIDLTIVGPEVPLMNGIVNDFRAANLKIFGPTKEAAIIEGSKSFTKDLMKKYAIPTAAYETFTNFEEAKAYVENVGAPIVIKADGLAAGKGVVVAMTIEEAIVSLHDMLLDEKYGDASASVVIEEYLEGEEFSLMSFVNGNKVYPMVIAQDHKRAYDGDKGPNTGGMGAYSPVPQISDSVVEQSLNEIVVPVAKAMISEGRYFTGILYAGLMLTSQGPKVIEFNARFGDPETEVVLPRLESELAEVLLAILNEEEINLEWSEEAVVGVVLAANGYPEVPEKGAVISGLNNVSNETMVFHAGTKLENNEYVTNGGRVLIIAHKGSSINEACENVYKQIDTVQSTGLFYRHDIAHKAIKVNN